The DNA window CAGCCTGTGTCAAACCTTTGTACCAAAGGAGATGTACAACTTCTTGTTCTTGGCGGGGAAGCCGGTCGATCTGCTCATGAAACTCAGTCCAAACGTTCAAGGTATCTGGCGGACGAGATGCTTGATTGACGAGTTCTCCGCCATCGGGGATTTGATTAGTCCCGATCCCCTCGACTCCATAGTGCTTTCTGGCAAGGTCGATCAGTTGGCGACGAAGTTGCGTTGCGGCGAGACCATAAAATTCTTTCGCCGACGAAGGTTTTACCTGAGCGAGTGAGCGATGGAGCCGAATTAAGGCGTCTTGGAGCAGGTCGTCCGTTTCGGTCCATCGCCGAACTTTCGGCGACGTTCGCAGCATGCCCCTCGCCATCCGTCGAAGTCGTTCACAAGTGTGCTCGATGACGGCTTCACGAGCGTTGGGACAGTCCACTTCGAGCCGCTCCAACCATCTCGCCAATACCGTCGTGTGTCCGGTCGTCATTCGCCCGTGCTTCCTGTGTCCTCGTGCCGATGGCGGTTTGAGCCAACATTGTAGCAGCGAGGCCAATTGGTGCGAATTAGCCGGTCTTGGGAGTTAAGCGAGATCGAATGCGGTAGTGGGTCAGGATCCTCAGCATATCTTCATATATTCTTCATCTCGCCTTCTGATTAGATTGCTACGTTTTTTTGAGCCAATCATAGAACTGCGTCCGCTTTCTCCAGCAGTGGATTGCAACCCACGCCCATTCCGAAAACGAAGTTACAATTTTGCAAGCACCTAATGACGGGAATTCTTTGTGGCAAGCAACTGGATGGTCAAAAGGGGCGAGAACGAACACGGGCCAGTTTCATCGGGGCAACTTAGAAATCTGGCAAGCAGCGGCAAGTTGAGACCGAACGACCTCGTTCGCCATGGCGAAAATGATGCGTGGAAGGAAGCAGCGTCGGTTGCTGGACTGTTCGCTGCTGAGAAGGAAGTGCTTGTGCAGGACGATGGCTTTGTTCAAGCAGAGTTGTCGTCCTCCGAAGAATTCGACAGTTCTGGCAGCAACGATGCACCATCCAACCAGAAGCCGAATTCTCCGGTAGCTCTCGATTGGTACTATGCGAAGG is part of the Lignipirellula cremea genome and encodes:
- a CDS encoding RNA polymerase sigma factor, which encodes MTTGHTTVLARWLERLEVDCPNAREAVIEHTCERLRRMARGMLRTSPKVRRWTETDDLLQDALIRLHRSLAQVKPSSAKEFYGLAATQLRRQLIDLARKHYGVEGIGTNQIPDGGELVNQASRPPDTLNVWTEFHEQIDRLPRQEQEVVHLLWYKGLTQADAANVLGVSLATLKRRWQSARLTLADWMDCPQ